The following are from one region of the Paenibacillus sp. JZ16 genome:
- a CDS encoding cache domain-containing sensor histidine kinase, producing the protein MKYRSIQTRLITFMLAVTTIPLLLSLYITFTHTRESVKEQTVDENIRLIYQGATNLMNYLRVIDRASLSVYSDPHFLRNLALDPDNHRVVAELYTTLQAIQTGTQDVHQIYLHNHLTGQSTQISSNLPRREFRQAPYRKIEEFGPGNTAIEPVHQVHSYGFPPRPADILNFEVFTFYRSITNVPSPDQYALMAIDVKLDSILAICDQLYAKGEEQLYLIDDKGSIIYSPDPQQRGQRLDDPVLMGEIAQAENGYYDGKDAMIVYEKLDLPYAPWTLVKQIPHQTLYKHSTELTSINAIIAILALFIVIFGTLWISIRITRPIKQLTSYMNQVKTGRLDVDIDVTSPDEIGILSRRFRTMMDTINNLILREYRLEIANKTNQLKALQAQIDPHFLYNSLQSIGTLALQHNVPRIYSLLSSLANMMRYNMRNSEGKVTLQDEINHVRLYLELQKQRFRDQLDITWDLDPESLTTPVPKMILQPIVENYFKHGMNTHAGVGHISISSRIAEDRRLIVIVENNGSSIEEAELALIRSKLATAYGHPDRNDAGNESIGLLNVLMRLNLYSDNKAGLTIENVIPHGVKVTLDINAWESEQ; encoded by the coding sequence ATGAAATACCGCAGCATCCAGACCCGGCTGATCACATTCATGCTCGCCGTCACAACCATTCCGCTTCTGCTGTCGCTTTACATTACGTTTACGCATACCCGCGAGTCCGTGAAGGAGCAGACGGTGGATGAAAATATACGGCTGATTTACCAAGGAGCCACCAATCTGATGAACTATTTGCGCGTCATCGACCGCGCCTCCCTGTCCGTATATTCCGATCCCCATTTTTTGCGTAATCTTGCCCTGGATCCCGATAATCACCGGGTGGTGGCCGAGCTGTATACGACCTTGCAGGCCATTCAAACGGGCACGCAGGACGTGCATCAAATTTATCTGCACAATCATTTGACGGGACAGTCCACCCAGATATCCAGCAATTTGCCTCGCAGGGAATTCCGGCAGGCCCCTTACCGTAAAATAGAAGAATTCGGCCCGGGCAATACGGCCATCGAGCCCGTCCATCAGGTGCACAGTTACGGGTTCCCTCCGCGGCCTGCGGACATTCTGAATTTTGAAGTTTTCACCTTCTATCGCTCCATCACCAACGTACCGTCACCCGACCAATATGCCCTTATGGCGATCGATGTGAAACTTGACAGTATTTTGGCCATTTGCGATCAACTGTATGCCAAAGGGGAAGAACAGCTATACTTGATTGATGACAAGGGAAGCATCATCTACAGTCCGGATCCGCAGCAACGGGGGCAACGTCTGGACGACCCTGTGCTCATGGGCGAAATCGCTCAAGCGGAAAATGGTTACTACGATGGCAAAGACGCGATGATCGTATATGAGAAACTCGATTTGCCTTATGCGCCCTGGACGCTTGTCAAACAAATTCCGCATCAAACGCTGTACAAGCATTCGACAGAACTAACGAGCATTAATGCGATTATTGCGATTTTAGCACTGTTCATTGTCATATTCGGCACGCTATGGATATCCATTCGGATTACAAGACCCATTAAACAACTCACAAGCTATATGAATCAGGTGAAAACCGGTCGGCTTGACGTGGATATTGACGTAACAAGCCCGGACGAGATCGGGATTCTCTCCCGCCGCTTCCGAACGATGATGGACACCATCAACAACCTGATCCTGCGTGAGTACCGGCTGGAAATCGCCAATAAGACCAATCAGCTGAAGGCACTTCAGGCGCAGATTGATCCGCATTTTCTGTACAATTCGCTCCAGTCGATCGGTACCCTGGCCCTGCAGCATAATGTGCCGCGGATCTATTCCCTGCTCTCATCGCTGGCGAATATGATGCGCTACAATATGCGCAACAGCGAGGGCAAAGTGACCCTGCAGGATGAGATCAACCATGTGCGGCTGTATCTTGAGCTGCAGAAGCAGCGGTTCCGTGACCAGCTGGACATCACATGGGATTTGGATCCCGAGAGCCTTACGACTCCGGTTCCGAAGATGATCCTGCAGCCGATAGTTGAGAATTATTTTAAGCATGGCATGAATACGCACGCCGGCGTCGGCCATATATCCATATCTTCCCGCATCGCGGAAGATCGCCGCTTGATCGTCATCGTTGAAAATAACGGGTCCTCCATCGAAGAAGCCGAGCTCGCTTTGATTCGCAGCAAGCTTGCGACCGCTTACGGCCACCCTGACCGGAACGATGCCGGCAATGAATCGATTGGGCTCTTAAATGTTTTGATGCGATTGAACTTATACTCCGACAACAAGGCCGGATTAACGATAGAGAATGTAATACCACACGGCGTCAAGGTCACGCTCGATATCAACGCATGGGAGAGTGAACAGTAG